A part of Candida albicans SC5314 chromosome 2, complete sequence genomic DNA contains:
- a CDS encoding protein disulfide isomerase (Ortholog(s) have protein disulfide isomerase activity, protein-disulfide reductase (glutathione) activity, unfolded protein binding activity): MKLSILSLLGFLTTAAVGVVGSEINPLEPQIIADQVTNGEHKRQSDDESNSQLKSQSKMDVPPTLSMKEFDKLTREKLVLVEFFSPYCHHCKEFAPTWKETYIKFVTEYPDLNIEMKQVNCIESGDLCEREHIDFYPNILLYAPAVDKDGKKTGKSKNIDSFPRNLDRNVENIIKYLREATAEFDSGAINLPSSSQLLDVDTMSKIIDGNISTPMFVSFFPATKRQWKSVEHRGRLGFSNCEDCLPAKQIWDRLSNKILSISDTGHFMCRDHREVCDKLKITSNNEPQFIMFLPESIGAVRFDYNDYVDVNRMKWWVQKLFQNSQFEVVSARGITEVMEYTKVLSHEPIAQFYPLKSKITVVFYYDIDKVTEEDEKILPHLLKTIQESPFNIQLHKGKHKKIEENVLTMGQNLIEYINYDENDKYEFDKSIQVLTTLTTKPTILVFKDNSLIADVYQSLSPEDMKTYDKVESFINSIQYPLYGQLTPQLAPYYFKNNEKYQDHKVVVLFTDLSDLKGTDNQLYKLSLAAHEYHHLKQKYYFDRFKQSNQVSAATVEKLQEQNQETIDALKELQQVIPELWENDQVLFTFIDLPNAYKQFGGVKGWRLNPNNYQVGDVVVLSKDNRYYWNKDTQGNKLTNEPKELKKVLMSLLAKDDKLKAAIVGSPYGGVLGFMDYVHDYGVWGYIGFFLSIYTTGFLVLRLGRRSSRRWLFKRPSSSTPSSGGGGIIGNNFTPKKD, from the coding sequence ATGAAACTATCTATCTTATCATTGCTTGGATTCTTGacaacagcagcagtaGGGGTAGTGGGCTCTGAGATAAACCCACTTGAACCTCAAATAATTGCAGATCAAGTGACAAATGGGGAACACAAACGTCAATCTGATGATGAATCAAACTCTCAACTTAAATCCCAATCAAAGATGGATGTCCCTCCTACATTATCAATGAAAGAATTTGACAAACTCACTCGAGAAAAACTTGTActtgttgaatttttttcgCCATATTGCCATCATTGTAAAGAATTTGCACCAACATGGAAGGAAACCTATATAAAATTTGTCACTGAATACCCtgatttgaatattgaAATGAAACAGGTCAATTGTATTGAAAGTGGTGATTTATGTGAGCGTGAGCATATAGATTTTTATCCTAACATATTGTTGTATGCCCCTGCCGTTGATAAAGATGGCAAGAAAACTGGGAAACTGAAAAACATTGATTCATTTCCAAGAAATCTCGATAGAAATGTTGAgaatatcatcaaatatttaCGAGAAGCCACGGCCGAATTCGATTCAGGTGCAATTAATTTACCCAGTTCTTCACAGTTGTTAGATGTTGACACTATGTCTAAGATCATTGATGGTAATATTTCTACTCCAAtgtttgtttcatttttccCGGCCACAAAGAGGCAATGGAAAAGTGTAGAGCATCGAGGTAGGTTGGGGTTCTCGAATTGTGAGGATTGTTTACCTGCAAAACAAATATGGGATCGATtatcaaacaaaattttgtcaatttcTGATACTGGTCATTTCATGTGTCGTGATCATAGAGAAGTTTGTGACAAGTTGAAGATAACCAGTAACAATGAACCTCAATTTATTATGTTTTTACCTGAATCAATAGGGGCCGTTCGTTTTGATTATAACGATTACGTCGATGTAAATAGAATGAAATGGTGGGTCCAGAAATTATTCCAAAATTCTCAATTTGAAGTTGTTTCTGCTCGTGGTATTACCGAAGTCATGGAATACACCAAAGTATTGTCCCATGAACCTATTGCCCAATTTTATCCTTTGAAAAGTAAAATAACCGTAGTGTTTTATtatgatattgataaagtcactgaagaagatgaaaaaatattaccCCATTTACTCAAAACAATCCAAGAGTCTCCGTTTAATATCCAATTACACAAGGGAaaacataaaaaaattgaagaaaatgtaTTGACTATGGGtcaaaatttaattgaatatataaattatgATGAAAACGATAaatatgaatttgataaatcgATACAAGTCTTGACTAcattaacaacaaaaccaaCAATACTTGTTTTCAAAGATAACTCATTAATTGCCGACGTTTATCAAAGTCTATCTCCCGAAGATATGAAAACCTATGACAAAGTAGAGAGTTTTATCAATAGTATTCAGTATCCTTTGTATGGCCAATTAACCCCACAATTGGCTCCttattatttcaaaaacaatgaaAAGTATCAAGACCATAAAGTTGTGGTATTGTTTACTGATTTACTGGACTTGAAGGGAACAGATAATCAATTGTACAAATTATCGTTAGCAGCACACGAATACCACCATTTAAAgcaaaaatattatttcgATAGATTTAAACAAAGTAATCAAGTGAGTGCTGCCACCGTGGAAAAATTACAAGAGCAAAATCAAGAAACTATTGATGCATTAAAAGAGCTACAACAAGTAATACCAGAATTGTGGGAGAATGATCAAGTCTTATTtacatttattgatttgcCTAATGCATATAAACAGTTTGGTGGGGTTAAAGGATGGAGACTTAATCCTAATAATTATCAAGTTGGCGATGTGGTGGTCTTGTCTAAAGATAACCGCTACTATTGGAACAAAGATACCCAGGGGAACAAATTAACAAATGAAccaaaagaattgaaaaaggtTTTGATGTCATTATTAGCTAAGGATGACAAATTGAAAGCAGCAATAGTGGGTAGTCCCTATGGAGGTGTTCTAGGGTTTATGGATTATGTACATGATTATGGTGTTTGGGGATACATTGGCTTTTTCTTGTCAATTTACACTACTggttttcttgttcttcgtctaggaagaagaagcagTAGAAGATGGTTATTCAAAAGGCcgtcatcatcaacacCTAGCAGTGGCGGTGGTGGTATTAttggtaataattttaCGCCTAAGAAGGATTAA
- a CDS encoding uncharacterized protein (Protein with similarity to trimeric LpxA-like enzymes; Hap43-repressed gene), whose translation MSDWIETPPENRISKDAQIESLDNIVISGYVTINRNVKISLDPPTPSSPSPILSIGKYCYIYPDVEITPSTEKMFIGSYVIIGSSSKIMAKDIGNRVIIEDNCVVHPHCVIYDCCLIKSGTIIPNKVVIPPYSKVSGTPGVDFTIQPLHNSYKKSIELEAKQLQILNPS comes from the coding sequence ATGAGTGATTGGATAGAAACTCCACCTGAAAATAGGATCTCTAAAGATGCACAAATCGAAAGCTTGGATAATATAGTCATAAGTGGATATGTCACAATCAATCGCAATGTCAAAATATCTTTAGATCCACCAACACCATCGTCGCCATCaccaattttatcaatcGGCAAATATTGTTATATATACCCCGACGTAGAAATAACACCATCTACAGAGAAAATGTTTATTGGATCCTATGTCATTATTGGGAGCTCGAGTAAAATCATGGCTAAAGATATTGGCAATAGAGTTATAATTGAAGATAATTGTGTTGTACATCCACATTGTGTGATTTatgattgttgtttaatAAAAAGTGGTACCATTATTCCCAATAAAGTAGTGATTCCACCATATAGTAAAGTGAGCGGCACTCCAGGAGTTGATTTCACAATACAACCATTACACAATAGTTATAAGAAAAGCATAGAATTAGAAGCTAAACAATTACAGATACTTAATCCTTCTTAG
- the PMI1 gene encoding mannose-6-phosphate isomerase (Phosphomannose isomerase; cell wall biosynthesis enzyme; drug target; functional homolog of S. cerevisiae, E. coli phosphomannose isomerase; Gcn4-regulated; induced on adherence to polystyrene, phagocytosis; 3-AT, Spider biofilm repressed) — MSSEKLFRIQCGYQNYDWGKIGSSSAVAQFVHNSDPSITIDETKPYAELWMGTHPSVPSKAIDLNNQTLRDLVTAKPQEYLGESIITKFGSSKELPFLFKVLSIEKVLSIQAHPDKKLGAQLHAADPKNYPDDNHKPEMAIAVTDFEGFCGFKPLDQLAKTLATVPELNEIIGQELVDEFISGIKLPAEVGSQDDVNNRKLLQKVFGKLMNTDDDVIKQQTAKLLERTDREPQVFKDIDSRLPELIQRLNKQFPNDIGLFCGCLLLNHVGLNKGEAMFLQAKDPHAYISGDIIECMAASDNVVRAGFTPKFKDVKNLVEMLTYSYESVEKQKMPLQEFPRSKGDAVKSVLYDPPIAEFSVLQTIFDKSKGGKQVIEGLNGPSIVIATNGKGTIQITGDDSTKQKIDTGYVFFVAPGSSIELTADSANQDQDFTTYRAFVEA; from the coding sequence ATGTCTTcagaaaaattatttagaATCCAATGTGGATACCAAAACTACGATTGGGGTAAAATTGGTTCATCATCAGCAGTTGCCCAATTTGTTCACAATTCTGACCCATCAATCACCATAGATGAAACTAAACCATACGCTGAATTATGGATGGGTACTCATCCTTCAGTTCCTTCCAAGGCCATTGATTTAAACAATCAAACTTTACGTGATTTGGTCACTGCTAAACCACAAGAATACTTGGGTGAATCTATCATTACCAAATTTGGTTCATCCAAGGAATTaccatttcttttcaaagTGTTAtctattgaaaaagttttatCTATTCAAGCTCACCCTGACAAGAAATTAGGTGCACAACTACATGCTGCTGACCCTAAGAATTATCCAGACGACAATCATAAACCAGAAATGGCCATTGCTGTTACAGATTTTGAAGGGTTTTGTGGGTTTAAACCTTTGGACCAATTGGCTAAAACTTTGGCTACTGTTCctgaattgaatgaaattattggtCAAGAATTAGTTGACGAATTTATCAGTGGTATTAAACTACCAGCAGAAGTTGGAAGTCAAGATGATGTTAACAATAGAaaattgttgcaaaaagTGTTTGGTAAATTAATGAACACTGATGATGACGttataaaacaacaaacagCTAAATTACTTGAAAGAACAGACAGAGAACCTCAAGTGTTCAAGGATATTGATTCTAGATTACCGGAGTTAATACAAAGattaaacaaacaatttccTAATGACATCGGATTATTTTGTGGATGTCTCTTATTGAACCACGTTGGTTTGAACAAAGGGGAAGCAATGTTCTTACAAGCCAAAGATCCTCATGCTTATATTAGTGGTGATATAATTGAATGCATGGCTGCTTCTGATAATGTTGTTAGAGCTGGGTTCACTCCAAAATTCAAAGATGTGAAAAATCTTGTGGAAATGTTGACTTATTCATATGAATCagttgaaaaacaaaaaatgcCATTACAAGAGTTCCCAAGATCAAAAGGTGATGCTGTCAAGTCAGTGTTATATGATCCCCCAATCGCTGAATTCTCTGTTTTACAAACCATTTTCGATAAATCCAAAGGTGGTAAACAAGTAATTGAAGGATTGAATGGTCCTTCTATTGTTATCGCTACCAATGGTAAGGgaacaattcaaattacTGGTGATGATTCAACCAAGCAAAAAATAGATACAGGTTatgttttctttgttgcCCCTGGTTCTAGCATTGAATTAACTGCTGACAGTGCTAACCAAGACCAAGACTTTACCACCTACAGAGCCTTTGTGGAAGCATAG
- a CDS encoding uncharacterized protein (Ortholog(s) have poly(A) binding activity, role in mRNA metabolic process and cytoplasm localization) has protein sequence MSEEKVRVQETEEERQERLAKQEEIDGRSVYVGNVDYQSTPEQLEEFFHGVGVIERVTILFDRFSGLPKGYAYIEFEQTESVQKAIDELHGKEFRGRELRVTAKRTNLPGFRRGRGRGGFRARGRGRGGFRGRGRGRGGFNSRGTRNGDSEQADGDAENEETD, from the coding sequence ATGtctgaagaaaaagttaGAGTTCAAGAAACTGAAGAAGAGAGACAAGAAAGATTGGctaaacaagaagaaatcgATGGTCGTTCAGTATATGTTGGTAATGTCGATTATCAAAGTACCCCAGAACAATTGGAAGAATTTTTCCATGGTGTTGGGGTAATTGAACGTGTTACCATCTTGTTTGATAGATTTAGTGGATTACCTAAGGGATACGCttatattgaatttgaacaaaCTGAAAGCGTACAAAAAGCCATTGATGAATTACATGGTAAAGAATTCAGAGGTAGAGAATTAAGAGTTACTGCCAAAAGAACCAATTTACCTGGTTTCAGAAGAGGTAGAGGTAGAGGTGGATTCAGAGCCagaggaagaggaagaggTGGATTCAGAGGAAGAGGTAGAGGCAGAGGTGGTTTTAATTCCAGAGGCACTAGAAATGGTGACTCTGAACAAGCTGATGGTGA